A single window of Nocardioides kongjuensis DNA harbors:
- a CDS encoding phosphotransferase, whose translation MSFYTLPDREQAAALARLADVAGASWAGGLHRLELVKYRENAVFSAELATGRRVAVRVHRHAYHSPAAVISELEWMRSLHDVDGFTVPPVVSAADGSLVVEAAHPGVPEPRQVTVLGWLSGRPAGTSEAGVDLAEGDAVRLFADAGRLAARLHRHTATWVLPQGFTRPAWDADALVGEHPRWGRFWEYGALTDAERDLLVRARDRARADLLALGRHDGYGLIHADLVPENILVDGGELQLIDFDDAGHGWYLFELATALYFHLDQSCFDALRAALLSGYRSERDLAADDERLLPLFLYLRGTTYLGWVQSRPETGTAKEFGPALRALACRAAEDYLTAASPVPTPRRQPSP comes from the coding sequence GTGAGCTTCTACACGCTCCCGGACCGCGAGCAGGCCGCGGCGCTGGCACGCCTCGCCGACGTGGCCGGGGCATCCTGGGCCGGCGGCCTGCACCGCCTGGAGCTGGTGAAGTACCGTGAGAACGCCGTGTTCTCCGCCGAGCTGGCCACCGGACGCAGGGTGGCGGTTCGCGTGCACCGACATGCCTACCACTCTCCGGCCGCTGTGATCTCGGAGCTCGAGTGGATGCGCTCTCTGCACGACGTCGACGGCTTCACGGTGCCGCCGGTCGTGTCCGCGGCCGACGGGAGCCTGGTCGTCGAGGCAGCGCACCCCGGCGTACCGGAGCCGCGACAGGTGACCGTGCTCGGCTGGTTGTCCGGCCGGCCCGCGGGCACCTCGGAGGCCGGTGTCGACCTTGCCGAGGGCGATGCGGTCCGCCTGTTCGCCGATGCCGGTCGGCTGGCGGCCCGCCTGCACCGGCACACAGCCACCTGGGTGTTGCCGCAGGGGTTCACCCGTCCCGCCTGGGACGCGGACGCCCTCGTCGGGGAGCACCCGCGCTGGGGACGGTTCTGGGAGTACGGCGCACTCACCGACGCCGAACGCGACCTGCTGGTCCGTGCACGTGATCGCGCTCGGGCCGACCTGCTGGCCCTCGGCCGGCACGACGGCTACGGCCTGATCCACGCGGACCTGGTCCCTGAGAACATCCTCGTCGACGGCGGCGAGCTCCAGCTGATCGACTTCGACGACGCCGGCCACGGCTGGTACCTGTTCGAGCTCGCCACCGCGCTGTACTTCCACCTCGACCAGTCCTGCTTCGATGCGTTGCGTGCCGCGCTCCTGTCCGGCTACCGGTCGGAACGGGACCTGGCGGCCGACGACGAGCGCCTGCTGCCGCTCTTCCTCTACCTGCGCGGCACGACCTACCTCGGTTGGGTCCAGTCCCGGCCCGAGACCGGCACCGCGAAGGAGTTCGGCCCGGCGCTGCGCGCCCTGGCCTGTCGTGCGGCCGAGGACTACCTCACCGCCGCTTCACCCGTCCCCACCCCCAGGAGGCAGCCGTCACCATGA
- a CDS encoding TIGR04076 family protein, with the protein MSDEPTVELYDLRVVVERIEGRSICGLSVGDHFDVSGTDEVRIPDGKHFCMYAMQAVFPMISAKQRPLAEHDWMACDAHATCPDPDERVVMRIERTALRRHRAADLM; encoded by the coding sequence ATGAGCGATGAACCAACCGTGGAGCTGTACGACCTGCGCGTCGTCGTCGAGCGGATCGAGGGGCGGTCGATCTGCGGCCTGTCCGTCGGCGACCACTTCGACGTCAGCGGGACCGACGAGGTGCGGATCCCCGACGGCAAGCACTTCTGCATGTACGCCATGCAGGCGGTCTTCCCGATGATCTCGGCCAAGCAGCGGCCGCTCGCGGAGCACGACTGGATGGCCTGCGACGCCCACGCCACCTGTCCGGATCCCGACGAGCGGGTGGTCATGCGGATCGAGCGCACCGCGCTGCGCCGGCACCGCGCGGCGGACCTGATGTGA
- a CDS encoding APC family permease: protein MSHLDELGGRAATSVTPSPGDAREHRLQGSLGVTAIIFMVVAAAAPLTAVGGVFPLQAMLGNGVGTPALTLGSSVVLLLFTVGLTTMARTVHRPGAFFTYVGHGLGRPAGLGAAWLAILTYTTAQVGIAAMLGAQLQAFVVDSLNGPDVAWWVYSLATLAVTGMLGYRHLDLSAKVLGVMLVLEIGIVVLLAVVALAEGGHDGVSLDSFHWDNVTTGSPGLGLMFAIASFLGFESTAIFRDEAKDPDRTVPRATYGAVIVIAVFYTFTQWALILAVGVGRFPSWIPEHVGDFIMVLAGEYLGGTGAQVVNLLLITSLYACVLSFHNVLNRYGHSMGIAHALPRSFAKVHPRHGSPYVAALAQISLALAMVAVFAASGLDPIMQVFTWFGGVAMFSIVLLMALASIAVIVYLARPGVDEGPWRSWVAPGLGLAGLLFVAYLQIENFPLLLGEPHVTGRVLFFYVLIAAFPAFGVGQGLWLRVRRPDDYRGVLETIEE, encoded by the coding sequence GTGTCCCACCTCGACGAACTCGGCGGCCGTGCCGCCACCAGTGTCACTCCCTCCCCGGGCGATGCCCGCGAGCACCGCCTGCAGGGGAGCCTCGGCGTCACCGCCATCATCTTCATGGTGGTCGCCGCCGCCGCACCGCTCACCGCCGTCGGCGGCGTCTTCCCGCTGCAGGCCATGCTGGGCAACGGTGTCGGAACGCCGGCGCTGACCCTCGGCAGCAGCGTCGTGCTGCTGCTCTTCACCGTCGGCCTGACCACGATGGCGCGGACCGTGCACCGGCCGGGCGCCTTCTTCACCTACGTCGGGCACGGCCTCGGCCGGCCGGCGGGCCTGGGCGCGGCCTGGCTCGCGATCCTCACCTACACGACCGCGCAGGTCGGCATCGCGGCCATGCTCGGTGCCCAGCTGCAGGCGTTCGTCGTCGACAGCCTCAACGGTCCGGACGTCGCTTGGTGGGTGTACTCGCTCGCAACGCTCGCGGTCACCGGCATGCTCGGCTACCGCCACCTCGACCTCAGCGCCAAGGTCCTCGGCGTCATGCTCGTCCTCGAGATCGGCATCGTCGTGCTGCTCGCCGTCGTCGCGCTGGCCGAGGGTGGCCACGACGGCGTCAGCCTCGATTCGTTCCACTGGGACAACGTGACGACCGGCTCGCCCGGCCTGGGCCTGATGTTCGCCATCGCGAGCTTCCTCGGCTTCGAGTCGACCGCGATCTTCCGCGACGAGGCCAAGGACCCCGACCGCACGGTCCCGCGGGCGACGTACGGCGCTGTCATCGTGATCGCCGTCTTCTACACCTTCACCCAGTGGGCGCTGATCCTCGCGGTCGGGGTCGGCCGGTTCCCGTCCTGGATCCCCGAGCACGTGGGCGACTTCATCATGGTGCTGGCGGGGGAGTACCTCGGCGGGACCGGCGCCCAGGTGGTCAACCTGCTGCTGATCACCAGCCTCTACGCCTGCGTGCTGTCCTTCCACAATGTGCTCAACCGCTATGGGCACTCCATGGGCATCGCCCACGCACTGCCCCGATCCTTCGCGAAGGTGCATCCCCGGCACGGCTCGCCGTACGTCGCCGCCCTCGCGCAGATCTCGCTCGCGCTGGCCATGGTCGCGGTCTTCGCGGCGAGCGGCCTGGACCCGATCATGCAGGTCTTCACCTGGTTCGGCGGGGTCGCGATGTTCTCCATCGTGCTGCTCATGGCCCTCGCCAGCATCGCGGTGATCGTCTACCTCGCTCGCCCCGGCGTCGATGAGGGACCGTGGCGCAGCTGGGTCGCGCCCGGACTCGGTCTGGCCGGGCTGCTGTTCGTCGCCTACCTCCAGATCGAGAACTTCCCGTTGCTGCTCGGCGAGCCCCACGTGACCGGCCGCGTGCTGTTCTTCTACGTCCTCATCGCCGCGTTCCCCGCCTTCGGGGTCGGCCAGGGCCTGTGGCTGCGGGTCCGCCGGCCTGACGACTACCGGGGCGTCCTCGAGACCATCGAGGAGTGA
- a CDS encoding FAD-binding protein, translated as MRTDSPRLTRSDPGFEKRLADLVFNQLPVDRRPDVVVRPRTEQDVVDTVRAARRDGHQVAVLSGGHSWIAAPVREGGVLIDMSAFDGVDVDAERRRLRVGPAARSSAIVPAVAAHGLAYSSGHCGTPGAGGYLLGGGIGVNSGHWKPACYSVRSVRVVTAEGELVVASESENRDLLWLARGAGPLFPGVVTEFELDLQDRPVDTRVSSWVFDHEHLAAVSAWVSRVSATLPSYVEVFTAAGGPGRHDHLPSEGYPDRIVTVLATAYVDTEAEARAALAPFADGPGVEPLACTDLAPVAYEDLSASFDAEYPDGHRYLADAFWTDLDAAGAMVPLADAFVRAPSGLSNFVALMPGNGKQVGLDPRAGAYSMDHRTLVMAYALWTDPAADEANARWIEEMSAILAPLSVGNFVSEADHERHPERLERSFSPESWRRLTELRSTWDPDGLFHLPGRPR; from the coding sequence GTGAGGACGGATAGCCCGCGGCTGACGCGTTCCGACCCCGGCTTCGAGAAACGGCTCGCCGACCTCGTGTTCAACCAGCTGCCCGTCGACCGCCGTCCCGACGTGGTCGTCCGTCCGCGCACCGAGCAGGACGTCGTCGACACCGTGCGCGCCGCCCGGCGCGACGGCCACCAGGTCGCCGTCCTCTCCGGTGGGCACAGCTGGATCGCCGCGCCGGTGCGTGAGGGCGGCGTCCTGATCGACATGAGCGCATTCGACGGTGTCGACGTCGACGCCGAGCGCAGGAGGCTGCGGGTGGGTCCCGCTGCCCGCAGCTCCGCGATCGTCCCGGCCGTCGCCGCGCACGGTCTCGCCTACTCATCAGGGCACTGCGGGACCCCGGGTGCCGGTGGCTACCTGCTCGGCGGCGGGATCGGCGTCAACTCGGGACACTGGAAGCCCGCCTGCTACAGCGTGCGCAGCGTGCGGGTCGTGACGGCCGAGGGCGAGCTCGTGGTGGCGTCGGAGAGCGAGAACCGGGACCTGCTCTGGCTGGCCCGCGGCGCGGGACCCCTCTTCCCCGGAGTGGTCACGGAGTTCGAGCTCGACCTCCAGGACCGCCCGGTCGACACCCGGGTCTCATCGTGGGTGTTCGACCACGAGCACCTCGCCGCGGTCAGCGCCTGGGTGAGCCGGGTGTCGGCCACGCTGCCGTCGTACGTCGAGGTGTTCACGGCGGCCGGCGGTCCCGGGCGCCACGACCACCTGCCGAGTGAGGGCTATCCCGACCGCATCGTGACTGTGCTCGCCACCGCGTACGTCGACACCGAGGCCGAGGCGCGGGCGGCGCTCGCGCCGTTCGCCGACGGTCCCGGCGTCGAGCCGCTGGCCTGCACCGACCTGGCGCCGGTGGCCTACGAGGACCTCTCGGCGTCCTTCGACGCCGAGTACCCCGACGGACACCGCTACCTGGCCGACGCCTTCTGGACCGACCTGGACGCCGCGGGCGCGATGGTCCCGCTCGCCGACGCCTTCGTGCGGGCGCCGTCGGGCCTGAGCAACTTCGTCGCCCTGATGCCGGGGAACGGGAAGCAGGTCGGCCTGGACCCCCGAGCCGGCGCCTACTCGATGGACCACCGCACCCTGGTCATGGCGTACGCGCTGTGGACCGACCCGGCTGCAGACGAGGCGAACGCGCGCTGGATCGAGGAGATGTCGGCGATCCTCGCGCCGCTCAGCGTCGGCAACTTCGTCAGCGAAGCCGACCACGAACGCCATCCCGAGCGTCTGGAGCGCTCCTTCAGCCCGGAGAGCTGGCGCCGGCTGACCGAGCTGCGCTCGACCTGGGACCCCGACGGCCTCTTCCACCTCCCCGGGCGCCCGCGCTGA
- a CDS encoding nuclear transport factor 2 family protein, with amino-acid sequence MTTDEQRVRATWTAYGEALQALDLDGLQALWDQEYSDLLYQPEEYARPCRTWEEIVAYWTGIPAVVERIAEWRELETDVTVAGDLALCFSTLATSMHLHGIEEPLTGEVRFTAALRRSGGDWRLVHAHESRQLVVP; translated from the coding sequence ATGACGACCGACGAGCAGCGGGTCCGGGCCACCTGGACGGCGTACGGCGAAGCCCTGCAGGCGCTGGACCTCGACGGCCTCCAGGCGCTGTGGGACCAGGAGTACTCCGACCTGCTGTACCAGCCGGAGGAGTACGCACGGCCGTGCCGCACATGGGAGGAGATCGTCGCCTACTGGACGGGGATCCCGGCCGTCGTCGAGCGGATCGCCGAGTGGCGCGAGCTCGAGACCGACGTGACCGTGGCCGGGGACCTGGCGCTCTGCTTCTCGACCCTGGCGACCTCGATGCACCTGCACGGCATCGAGGAACCGTTGACCGGGGAGGTGCGCTTCACCGCCGCCCTACGGAGGTCCGGCGGCGACTGGCGCCTGGTGCACGCCCACGAGTCGCGTCAGCTGGTGGTCCCGTGA
- a CDS encoding aspartate aminotransferase family protein, protein MTGLDHLLERRRGVLGRNAPLFYDRPVHLVRGSGVWVEDADGRRYLDAYNNVPHVGHCHPHVVQAVARQAATLNLHTRYLDGVVVDYAERLTARFADSLDTAVLTCSGSESNELALRMARFATGRRGLIVSDFSYHGNTATLASLTTCFPVVEEFPASARAVRVPDPRHDGAGLTEAELLERYLGEVAEAVRSLEASGDGVGAILIDSFFANEGLPDAVAGYVAGAVELVRAAGGLFICDEVQAGFGRTGDALWGHELAGVTPDLVTLGKPMGNGHPIAGVVAGNELVSAFQSAATYFNTFGGNPVSAAAGAAVLDVLDEEGLQANAHRVGAHLREGLAKLAARHEPLGDIRGRGLFVGVEIEHDGVPDAARTAWLVNAMRDRGVLLSRIGRHDNVLKIRPPLVFATEHADRLLDALDDALDGVPDRASDGTGPW, encoded by the coding sequence ATGACCGGCCTGGACCACCTGCTCGAGCGTCGCCGCGGCGTCCTGGGGCGCAACGCCCCGCTGTTCTACGACCGCCCGGTGCACCTGGTGCGCGGGAGCGGCGTCTGGGTCGAGGACGCCGATGGACGCCGTTACCTCGACGCCTACAACAACGTGCCGCACGTCGGCCACTGCCACCCGCACGTCGTGCAGGCCGTGGCTCGACAGGCGGCGACGCTCAACCTGCACACGCGCTACCTCGACGGTGTCGTCGTCGACTACGCGGAGCGGCTCACCGCGCGGTTCGCCGACTCCCTCGACACCGCCGTGCTCACCTGCTCCGGCAGCGAGTCCAACGAGCTCGCGCTGCGGATGGCCCGGTTCGCGACCGGTCGGCGCGGGCTGATCGTGAGCGACTTCAGCTACCACGGGAACACCGCGACGCTCGCGTCCCTGACGACCTGCTTCCCGGTCGTGGAGGAGTTCCCGGCCAGCGCGCGGGCCGTGCGGGTCCCGGACCCCCGCCATGACGGCGCAGGCCTGACCGAGGCCGAGCTGCTCGAGCGGTACCTGGGCGAGGTGGCCGAGGCGGTGCGCTCGCTCGAGGCGTCGGGCGACGGCGTCGGCGCCATCCTGATCGACTCCTTCTTCGCCAACGAGGGTCTGCCCGACGCGGTCGCCGGGTACGTCGCCGGCGCGGTCGAGCTGGTCCGCGCCGCGGGTGGCCTCTTCATCTGCGACGAGGTCCAGGCCGGGTTCGGCCGGACCGGCGACGCGCTGTGGGGCCATGAACTGGCCGGCGTCACTCCTGACCTCGTCACGCTGGGCAAGCCGATGGGCAACGGCCACCCGATCGCCGGCGTCGTCGCCGGCAACGAGCTGGTGTCGGCATTCCAGTCGGCGGCGACCTACTTCAACACCTTCGGCGGCAACCCGGTCTCTGCGGCGGCCGGCGCGGCCGTGCTCGACGTCCTCGACGAGGAGGGGCTCCAGGCCAACGCCCACCGGGTCGGCGCCCACCTGCGCGAGGGCCTGGCGAAGCTGGCCGCGCGTCACGAGCCGCTCGGTGACATCCGCGGCCGCGGTCTCTTCGTGGGCGTCGAGATCGAGCACGACGGGGTTCCGGACGCCGCTCGCACCGCCTGGCTGGTCAACGCCATGCGCGACCGGGGTGTGCTGCTGAGCCGGATCGGTCGACACGACAACGTGCTGAAGATCCGGCCGCCGCTGGTCTTCGCCACCGAGCACGCTGACCGGCTGCTCGACGCTCTCGACGACGCCCTCGACGGTGTCCCCGACCGGGCCTCCGACGGCACCGGGCCGTGGTGA
- a CDS encoding LLM class flavin-dependent oxidoreductase, producing the protein MTGAAGLRIGLGWAASGRPGSYAPLARYAEENGVDELVVYSDLLFRPPLGPLLEMAAATDRVQLGLGCLTPFTVHPVEIAGQVAYLDAASGGRAHLGLVRGAWLHQLGLDQRRAITAVRETADIVARLLRDDRSGMNGTVFQLAAGLGLQYDVHRDRIPLVIGTWSPRMAALAGEIADEIEVGGTANPDMAKVIRDLAAPGAERAGRDVDDLVVSFNPMLVVDEDRSAAEALARARGAMYVEAVGHLDPTVDLDPDLIERIRDLLADGDEEGAGRLVPAALLRRFLVCGTPSDVVDHLVELASAGVDKVYLGNPFGLDERRGLELLVERVLPAVRAAST; encoded by the coding sequence GTGACGGGCGCGGCAGGGCTCCGCATCGGTCTCGGCTGGGCGGCGTCCGGCCGCCCCGGGTCGTACGCCCCGCTCGCGCGCTACGCGGAGGAGAACGGCGTCGACGAGCTCGTCGTCTACAGCGACCTGTTGTTCCGGCCGCCGCTGGGGCCACTGCTGGAGATGGCGGCCGCGACCGACCGCGTCCAGCTCGGGCTCGGCTGCCTGACCCCGTTCACCGTGCACCCCGTCGAGATCGCCGGTCAGGTCGCCTACCTCGACGCGGCATCGGGCGGACGAGCCCATCTCGGCCTGGTGCGCGGCGCCTGGCTGCACCAGCTCGGGCTCGACCAGCGCCGCGCCATCACCGCGGTCCGCGAGACCGCGGACATCGTCGCGCGGCTGCTGCGCGACGACCGGTCGGGCATGAACGGGACCGTGTTCCAGCTCGCCGCCGGCCTCGGCCTGCAGTACGACGTCCATCGCGACCGGATCCCGCTCGTGATCGGCACCTGGAGCCCCCGGATGGCCGCACTGGCGGGCGAGATCGCCGACGAGATCGAGGTCGGCGGCACTGCGAACCCCGACATGGCGAAGGTCATCCGCGACCTGGCCGCGCCGGGCGCGGAACGGGCCGGTCGCGACGTGGACGATCTCGTCGTCTCCTTCAACCCGATGCTGGTCGTCGACGAGGACCGGTCCGCGGCCGAGGCGCTGGCCCGCGCCAGGGGAGCCATGTACGTCGAGGCGGTCGGTCACCTGGACCCCACGGTCGACCTCGACCCCGACCTGATCGAGCGGATCCGGGACCTCCTCGCCGACGGCGACGAGGAGGGCGCCGGACGACTCGTCCCTGCCGCCCTGTTGCGCCGCTTCCTGGTCTGCGGGACACCGAGCGACGTGGTCGACCACCTGGTCGAGCTCGCGTCGGCCGGGGTGGACAAGGTCTACCTCGGCAACCCCTTCGGCCTCGACGAACGCCGAGGCCTCGAGCTGCTCGTCGAGCGGGTGCTGCCCGCCGTACGCGCCGCCTCCACCTGA
- a CDS encoding aldehyde dehydrogenase family protein → MVAVPALHTQLFLDGAWRAGSADPLTVLNPTTGEPITAIQAAGAADVDAAVAAATAAVRGEWGALPGSAKGQLLNRLADLVERDAATLATLDALDMGIPVGFAGMMFVPNLAATLRHFAGWADKINGETIANDGYFGRPTHAYTRREPLGVVAAIVPWNAPLMILGWKLAPALACGNAVIVKPAEDASLSILHLAALVEEAGFPAGTVQVLPGAGTVAGEALSLHPGVRKVSFTGSTEVGRRILVNSAGSFKRTTLELGGKSPQIIFEDAALEAAVQGAGMGLFFNSGEVCAAGTRILAHRSVYDDVLQGLKQAAEAQVVGDPFAEGTTMGPLVNAAQRDRVLGYVKQGAADGAALVTGGTAPDGPGFFVAPTVFAGTNDMTIAREEIFGPVGTVIPFDDPDEAVALANDNDYGLAATVWTRDLARAHTVSAQLQAGAIGVNGWSPLAPQLPWGGTKASGVGRELGVEAIAANTETKTVTVVL, encoded by the coding sequence ATGGTCGCCGTACCCGCCCTGCACACCCAGCTCTTCCTCGACGGCGCCTGGCGCGCCGGCAGCGCGGACCCCCTCACGGTCCTAAACCCCACCACCGGGGAGCCGATCACCGCGATCCAGGCGGCCGGAGCGGCCGACGTCGACGCGGCGGTCGCCGCGGCCACGGCCGCCGTGCGGGGCGAGTGGGGTGCGCTCCCCGGCTCCGCCAAGGGCCAGCTGCTCAACCGGCTTGCCGACCTCGTCGAGCGCGACGCCGCCACCCTGGCCACGCTGGACGCGCTCGACATGGGCATCCCGGTCGGTTTCGCCGGGATGATGTTCGTGCCCAACCTGGCAGCAACGCTGCGTCACTTCGCCGGCTGGGCCGACAAGATCAACGGCGAGACCATCGCCAACGACGGCTACTTCGGCCGGCCCACCCACGCCTACACGCGCCGCGAGCCCCTCGGCGTCGTCGCCGCGATCGTGCCCTGGAACGCGCCGCTGATGATCCTCGGCTGGAAGCTCGCGCCGGCCCTCGCCTGCGGCAACGCGGTCATCGTGAAGCCGGCCGAGGACGCCTCCCTCTCGATCCTGCACCTCGCCGCCCTGGTCGAGGAGGCCGGGTTCCCGGCCGGCACCGTGCAGGTGCTGCCGGGCGCGGGCACGGTCGCCGGCGAGGCGCTGAGCCTCCACCCCGGCGTGCGCAAGGTCTCCTTCACCGGCTCCACCGAGGTCGGTCGCCGGATCCTGGTCAACTCGGCCGGCTCCTTCAAGCGCACCACGCTCGAGCTCGGCGGCAAGTCGCCCCAGATCATCTTCGAGGACGCCGCTCTCGAGGCCGCCGTCCAGGGCGCCGGGATGGGCCTGTTCTTCAACTCCGGCGAGGTCTGCGCCGCCGGCACGCGGATCCTCGCCCACCGCTCGGTGTACGACGACGTCCTCCAGGGCCTCAAGCAGGCAGCCGAGGCCCAGGTGGTCGGCGACCCGTTCGCCGAGGGCACCACGATGGGCCCCCTCGTCAACGCGGCCCAGCGGGACCGCGTGCTCGGCTACGTGAAGCAGGGGGCCGCGGACGGCGCCGCCCTCGTCACCGGCGGCACGGCCCCGGACGGCCCGGGCTTCTTCGTGGCGCCGACGGTCTTCGCGGGCACCAACGACATGACGATCGCCCGGGAGGAGATCTTCGGACCTGTCGGGACGGTCATCCCGTTCGACGACCCCGACGAGGCCGTCGCACTCGCCAACGACAACGACTACGGGCTCGCGGCCACCGTCTGGACCCGCGACCTCGCCCGCGCCCACACGGTGTCCGCCCAGCTGCAGGCGGGCGCGATCGGTGTCAACGGCTGGTCGCCGCTGGCCCCGCAGCTGCCCTGGGGCGGGACGAAGGCCAGCGGCGTCGGCCGGGAGCTGGGGGTGGAGGCGATCGCCGCCAACACCGAGACCAAGACCGTCACGGTCGTCCTCTGA